The Vigna unguiculata cultivar IT97K-499-35 chromosome 6, ASM411807v1, whole genome shotgun sequence genome contains a region encoding:
- the LOC114187480 gene encoding protein POLLENLESS 3, with protein MLFERGSPARCFMTPPPQPPTPWKTIRSRSPSVPFSERKKSPNSVNKSDLFHIIHKVPSGDSPYVKAKQVQLVDKDPGRAISLFWAAINAGDRVESALKDMALVMKQLNRSDEAIEAIRSFRHLCPSESQDSLDNILVELFKRSGRVDEEIAMLHHKLKLIEDGITFVGRTTKQARSQGKKIQITAEQEISRILGNLAWAYLQKEDYKTAEEHYRKALSFEVDRNKQCNLAICLMHMNKIKEAKFLLQAVRTATKNRKMDESFAKSFERASQMLIEIETSSSSENASSLTRKSSDRVKSRTENQSDTSEGDVSHARRRLYQSPDPGRRDLNLYVPCTKPKRCSWGFNHGHRREAWGDVHSDSKSSFGTPSTDKHVTKMLNSRENGFSSPASEKWRASTLEDPAILKHEDTTVTSSDLLHTLNTEAAVEFKSSAGDSGHRSLMSESSHAMVENDIDDFASGNGKPHEKKSWADIVEEEQNQENDLFSYINFDGEDGVEVFNDENEDSNIIFQSPWPQNQPEWSSKKLESLEQKDGYCASGSAVSSRNPTARRSLCFNPELSSESAYSICTSKSPKKASDLEIRESLVGEKKLTRRSRLQVFQDITLLPETPRFV; from the exons ATGCTGTTTGAAAGAGGCTCGCCGGCGAGGTGCTTCATGACGCCGCCGCCGCAGCCGCCTACGCCATGGAAGACAATACGTTCACGCTCTCCCAGTGTGCCATTTTCAGAGAGAAAGAAATCACCAAACTCTGTGAATAAAAGTGATCTTTTTCATATAATTCACAAGGTCCCTTCTGGGGACTCACCTTATGTTAAAGCCAAGCAAGTTCAG TTAGTAGATAAGGATCCGGGAAGAGCAATTTCCTTGTTTTGGGCTGCCATCAATGCTGGAGATCGTGTTGAAAGTGCCTTGAAGGATATGGCCTTGGTGATGAAGCAACTGAATAGGTCCGATGAGGCAATTGAAGCCATCAGATCTTTCCGTCATCTTTGTCCTTCAGAATCTCAGGATTCTCTTGACAACATTTTGGTTGAACTGTTTAAG AGATCGGGCAGGGTTGATGAGGAGATCGCCATGCTTCATCACAAGTTGAAGCTAATTGAAGATGGCATAACCTTTGTGGGAAGGACTACAAAACAAGCAAGGTCTCAAGGGAAGAAGATTCAAATAACTGCTGAGCAAGAGATATCAAG GATACTGGGTAATTTGGCCTGGGCTTACTTGCAAAAAGAAGACTATAAAACTGCTGAAGAACATTACCG GAAAGCATTGTCTTTTGAGGTTGATAGGAACAAGCAGTGCAATTTGGCAATATGTTTGATGCATATGAACAAGATCAAAGAAGCAAAGTTTCTACTCCAGGCAGTACGCACCGctacaaaaaatagaaagatgGATGAATCGTTTGCTAAATCCTTTGAACGCGCTTCTCAGATGCTGATTGAGATAGagacatcatcatcatcagagAATGCATCATCTTTAACTAGAAAGAGCTCTGATAGAGTTAAGAGTAGGACAGAAAACCAGTCTGACACATCTGAGGGGGATGTATCTCATGCCAGGAGGAGATTGTACCAATCCCCTGATCCTGGTAGAAGAGACCTGAATTTGTATGTTCCTTGCACAAAGCCAAAAAGATGTTCATGGGGCTTCAACCATGGACATCGAAGGGAAGCTTGGGGAGATGTCCATTCAGATTCTAAATCTTCATTTGGGACTCCTTCTACAGATAAGCATGTCACAAAGATGCTGAACTCAAGAGAAAATGGTTTTTCTTCACCTGCCAGTGAAAAGTGGAGGGCAAGTACACTGGAAGATCCTGCTATACTAAAGCATGAAGATACAACAGTAACAAGTTCTGATTTGTTACACACTTTGAATACAGAAGCAGCAGTGGAGTTTAAATCTTCTGCAGGAGACAGTGGCCATAGATCTTTGATGTCAGAATCTTCACACGCCATGGTTGAGAATGATATCGATGACTTTGCTTCTGGAAATGGAAAACCACATGAGAAGAAGAGTTGGGCAGACATAGTAGAAGAAGAACAAAACCAGGAGAATGACTTGTTCAGTTACATCAATTTTGATGGTGAGGACGGTGTAGAAGTGtttaatgatgaaaatgaagacTCCAACATAATCTTTCAAAGTCCTTGGCCACAGAATCAGCCTGAATGGTCAAGCAAAAAGCTTGAATCTTTGGAACAGAAAGATGGATACTGTGCATCTGGGAGTGCCGTTTCGTCAAGGAATCCAACAGCAAGGCGTTCTCTGTGTTTCAACCCGGAACTGAGTTCAGAATCAGCATATTCCATTTGCACATCAAAATCACCAAAAAAAGCTTCAGACTTGGAAATCAGGGAGTCATTGGTTGGGGAGAAGAAGCTAACAAGGAGAAGCAGGTTACAGGTGTTTCAGGATATTACTCTTCTCCCTGAAACCCCCCGATTTGTCTAA